In Terriglobus aquaticus, the genomic window TCGCCGACGGAGCGGGCACGGTGGATGTGAAGGTGCTGGACTTCGGTCTCGCCAAGCTGGAACGGGACGGAGAGCCCACCAGGACCCGGTCGCGCGGGCTCACGCGGGCCGGATCCACCGTGGGGACGGTCGAGTACATGTCGCCCGAGCAGGCATGCGGCGAGGAGTTGGACGCGCGCACCGACCTGTTCTCGCTGGGCGCGGTGCTATACGAGATGGCGACCGGGCGACTGCCGTTTCCGGGTGCGACCAGCGCGATCGTGTTCGCAAACCTGCTGCACCTGCAGCCGGTGCCGCCGCGTGAGGAGAATCTGAACCTATCGGTGGACCTGGACGGGATCATTCGCGCTCTCCTGATCAAGAACCGCGCGGACCGCATGCCATCCGCAACCGCGCTGCTGGATGCGCTCGCTGCAGCAGAGCGAGGCGAAGCTCGACCGCAGCCAAACAGTGCGGAGGCAATGCGCAGAGCCGTCCCGGCCCCTCCCACGTCAGTTTCGCCGCCCTATCCCGCTTCGACCGGAGCACCGGCGAACCCTGGGCCGGCGACGGAGAGCACACGGCCGCGGTCCCGCCCGCAGCGCCCGCTGCCGAGTCCTGATACGGCCGTTGCTCAGTTACCGGCGTTCGAGCCGACCGATTCGGGTACGGTCCCGCTCGTGCCGGTAGCCATCTCGGCGGAAACCGCCAGTGCGCGCCCGATTGGAAACGCCTCAGGCTCCCGGGAACTTCGTTCAAGTCCACCGCAGCCGGTAGCCGAACCTGTGGAACCGGTTGCGGCAAACCGTAAACGGCGGACCGGTGAGGCATCTCGCCAGGGCAGCCGGCAACTTGGTGCGGGTGCAGTCACGGACTCCGTTCTGCTTGCGGCTCCTCGGACTCCTGGCGCCAACTCTCGCGGACCGCTGATCGGGCTGTTGCTGCTGCTGCTGGTCGGCGGGGCGGCCGCGGCCTGGCTCGCGTTGCGGTCGCGCGATGGGGCGAATCATGCGCCCGTCATTCGCGGCACCGTTCAGGTTGTGCCTCTCAGCAACCAGACAGGCGACCCCCGGCTGGACCGCGGTCCGACGATGCTCCTGGAGACGTTGCTGGACGAGTCGCCCCTGCTCACCGTCTGGCGGCCCGCGGCACCGGACGTGCTGGAAGGCGGAACGGATGGGACGACGACCCGCATCCAGAAGATCCTCCAACCGGCTCAGGGAGACAGTGCGCAGCCCGCAGCATCCAGCGACCTCTACACGGTCGGCGGCACACTTTCCCGGAGCGGTGACGGATACCTGCTGCACCTATCGGTACGGCGGGCAGCCGGGGACGAGGAGGTCGCCCACGTAGAAGCCTCGGCGGGTTCTGCCGCAGAGGTGCCCGGGTTGCTTTCGCAACTGGTGGGACGGCTCCGACTTGCGATGGGAGAAGACGCTGCAAGCGCGACGGAGAACTCCGGGAACATAGCAGACGGTGCTGACGCCTTGGGCGCCCTGGCGGCGCTGGCCGAAGGGGAAGCGCGCGCCGAGATCGGCGATGACGCAGGTGCATTGGCAGCTTTCAACTCGGCGACGAAGCTAGCTCCATCGCTCCTGGCGGCACGACTGCGAAGTGCCGAACTGCTGTTAGGCTTGCACGCCGACCGCGACGCGTCGGCGGAACTCGACGCGATCGCCGCGGCGCCGGCCACCGGCGGACCTCACTTGCGGGCCGAGCGCAACTATCTGCTGGCCCTACGCGGTGGGAGCGAAGAGGCGCTGCAGGCGGCGGAGCGTTGGCGTGCCGCCAGACCGGCGGACGCAGAGGCGCAGGCTGCAGTGGCCGAGCAGATGCTGCGCGCCGGCCATCCCAAGGATGCGCTCGCTGCGGCTGTTGCCGCCGTCCACCTGGACCCATACCGTCTTCGCCACCTGGAGTTGCAGACTGCGGCGGAGATTGAAAGCGGGCAGCCGGATGCGGCCTGGACGCTGCAGACCACCGCCTTCAACGCGGGCCTCGGTTCGCCCGAGCTTTCCCTGGCAGCGGCAGTGCTCAAAAACGATCGCGCGGAAACTGCGTCCGCGCTGATGCGGCTGCACAATGACAAGCCAACCCTGCCGCTGTTGCTGGCCGACGCCGTGTACCGTGCCAACACGGGCGACATCGCCGGCGCTGATACCACCTTCCAACGTGCAGGAGCGATGGCGGCCGGACTGAGCGGTGCAGCCTCTGGGGCAATGTACGCAGGGGAGTTGCGGCGCTGGAACCTGGCGCTGAGCGGCCAGTGCCCTCCGGCGGGTACCGCCGACGCAGGAGGAGAGGCAGCCACCCTGGCGTGGATGACCGCCGCCTGGTGCCGTTTGCCGGCGCCCCAAGTTGAAGCTCCACACGATGAGTGCGCGGACGCAGCGCGGATGTGGCTCGCGGGAGATAAGACCGGTGCGCTGGCGTCGCTTTCCAACGCACATACTCCCGACGCCCTGCTGCTGCGGGCGCGGCTGGAACTGCTGCTGGGGCGTTCGGACGCGGCGATCTCGGACGGTCGCGCCGTCGTGGAGCGGCGCGGCGCCGCGTACCTCTCTGGCAGCATCAGCTACCCCGCAGCACTGGCGCTGCTGAGTGCCACCTATCGCGGTCGAGGCGACGTCGCCAACGCGGAAACGGAGCAGGCCGCCCTGCGCGAGCTGTGGCATGATCCCGCTGCCGTAACGCGCTTGCTGCAGATTGCGGGGAGTGCGCGATGAAGCCGCTGAGCCACCACCTAGCCGACGTCGGAGATGCGTCCCGCAATGGGACACTCAGCTCGCAGCACACAGCCGATAAGATCAAAATGCACATAGATACGAGTAGCTGCACCTTTACCGATGACTCGATGTACCGGCTGCTGATTCAGAGCGTGACGGATTACGCCATCTACATGCTCAGCCTGGATGGTGTGGTCAGCAACTGGAATCCCGGGGCGGAGCGGGCCAAAGGGTACCGCAGCGAGGAGATCGTTGGCCGACACTTCTCTGTGTTCTACACCGAGGAAGACCGGAAGCGCGGCTTGCCGCAGCACATGATCGACTGTGCGCTACGCGATGGCAGGGTCGAGGGTGAGGGCTGGCGGGTCCGCAAAGACGGAACCAGGCTTTGGGCTCATGTGACCTTGCAATCCGTGCATGACAGCAACGGTCGAACCGTTGGCATCGCTAAGATCACTCGCGACATGACGGAGAAGCGCGAGCGGGATCGGCGAGCGCTGGAGCAGGAGCGCAATTTTCGCGTCCTGGTGCAGGGCGTAACCGATTACGCGATCTATATGCTTTCGCCGGAAGGCATTGTTTCTAACTGGAACGCCGGGGCGCAACGAGCGAAGGGATATCTGGCCGAAGAGATCGTGGGCCAGCACTTTTCGCGCTTCTATCGGCCGGAAGATCAGCGGCGAGGCCTGCCGCAGCGCGCCTTGGCCACGGCCTTGGAGCTCGGTAAGTTCGAGGGAGAAGGCTGGCGCGTTCGCAAAGACGGAACCAAGTTCTGGGCGCATGTGGTGATCGACGCCATTCGCGACGAGTCCGGCGCCCTGATCGGATTCGCCAAGATCACGCGCGATGTGACAGAAAAGAAGCGCATCGAGGACCAGGTGTCTCACCTGGCGCACCATGATCCGCTGACGACGCTGTTGAATCGGAATTCGTTCCGCAACGTGGCGGAACGCGCGCTGAATCGCGGCAAGCATTGCGCTCTGTTGTACCTGGACCTGGACCGCTTCAAGCCGGTCAACGACAGCATGGGTCATCTGGTGGGTGACAAGGTACTCAAGATTGTCGCGGAGCGAATCCTGGCGGAGCTGAATGGGGCTGGCGCAGCGGGAAGACTGGGCGGCGATGAGTTCGCCATTTTGCTGACCGACGTTGCGGGAATCGCAGCCGCCAACGCCGTGAGCGAACGCCTGATTCGACGTATCTCGCAGCCGATCGAGATCGACGAAAGGACAGTTTCGGTCGGGGTCAGCATCGGGATCGCTCAGACCGATGCGGAAGGTTGCGCGACGGAGATGCTGCTGAGGAACGCCGACCTGGCACTGTACTCTGCCAAGAAAGAAAAGCCCGGCAGCTTCCGCTGGTATGAATCGGGCATGGAGTCAGAGCTGGTGCAGCGGCGTGAACTGGAGAGCGACCTGCGCCAAGCCTTGCTGCGAAACGAATTCGCGCTGCACTACCAGCCGGTGGTGGACACCACCAGCAATCGGCTAACCGGCTACGAGGCCCTGTTGCGGTGGAACCACCCTACGCGCGGCAGCGTTTCGCCGGCCGACTTCATACCGTTTGCTGAGCAGCACGGCCTCATGATCGAAATCGGTGATTGGGTGCTGCGGACTGCGTGCGAAGAGGCTTCGCGCTGGGCAGATGAGCTGACGGTGTCGGTCAACCTGTCGCCCACGCAGTTTTGCTGGCCAAACCTCGTGCCGCGCATCACAGGCTTACTGGAGTCGTCAGGTCTGCCGGCAAACCGGCTGGAGTTGGAGATCACGGAAACGGCGATGATGAACGACGTTGCCAATGCGAAAAGTGTCCTGGAAGACCTGCGCGCCCTTGGGATTTTGGTCGCGATGGACGATTTCGGCACGGGCTACTCGTCTCTGAGTTTTCTGCGCACGCTTCCGTTTACTCGCATCAAGATTGACCGTAGCTTTGTGCAGGACCTGGGACGGACGAAGGAGTCCCTTGCGATCGTGCGTGCCGTGACCGGGCTTTGCAGCAGTCTTGGCGTGGCGACTACGGCCGAGGGAGTGGAGACGGAGGAGCAGCGCCGCATCCTGAAGCGCGAAGGCTGTCAGCAGTTGCAGGGCTACCTGCTGGGGCGGCCCGCGCTACTGCCTCCTGCCAAGGACGCAGCCCGCGTGATGCCAATGGAACTCGAGTCGAGCATGCAGTTGGAACTAGTGCATTAGAAAACGGCCGCACTGGATGCTCAGGGTTCTGCGATCAGGGACGGCTGGCCGCAGCGGCAGCGGCGGAGGCCCTCTGCAGCCAGCTGCTGTACACAAAGTCCGCCTTTCTCGCCTGCCACTTTTCCCGGGGCAGCACATCGAGCTGGTCTGCTGTGAGGCGCGGCACCTGTGCTGCAATGGCCTGGATACCGCCATCGCTGTTGTCATGGCTAGCGGCTTCGCCCAGATCGAAGCGAACCTCTTGCGCCCATTCGCTGATACGGATCGTCGGCAAAAAACGCACGTCCTTGCCCTGCCACACAGGAAAGTGAAGCTCCTGGTTCAGCCAGCCTGCAGCGGACGGGGTGATCCAGGACGGCCGGTGACCCGCGCCCGGATCGAAGAAGGTGGTGAAGACGCCGCGCTCCGATCCGTTCAGGCGCACGACGCGCTGCCGCAGATCGTTGAAGAAGTCGGCACCGTGGGTCGGGATGGCGACGACTGCGTCCGCCGTGCCGTTGACGATGAAGGTGTCGCCACGCCGCGCGGAGAGCGTAAAGAGGGCAGCACCGCGATCGCCCAGCACAGGCAGCAGCGCTTTGTAGGGCGCGGCCTGGCACATCACCGCGTGTCCGCTGTCCCAATAGCCGTCCGGGCCGTCCAGGTCGCCGCCGCCCACCAGCAGCAGCGCGTGGACCCGCGGGTCCGCCGAGCCGGCAAGGGAAGCGATGAAGCTGCCCATGGAGAAGCCCATGACCCCGATGCGCGAGGGGTCGACGTCCGGCCTTACGGTGAGTGTGCTGACCGCCTGCATCACGTCGGTGACCATGAGGCCGCCGAGTCGAACGGGCATGCTGCCGGGTGACGGGATCAGTTCGTCGTGCTCTCGCGTAAAGTCCCGGTGGTCGTCATTGCGCTCGCCCTCACCAATGGGGTCGTAGGTGAGCACCACCGCGCCTGCACGCGCGTAAAGGACGCCGGTGTAGAAGGCGTACCAGCTTGTCTTGTCGCCACCGTGACCGTTCACGACGACAATGCCGGGCATGCGTCCGGGTGGTCGGCGGGCGGGGCGGTACACCACCGCAGGCACGCGCAAGCCGTAGGCGGTCTGGTAGCTGATGCGCTCGATAGTTACGCCGTCCGCGATCTCGGCCGTGCTGT contains:
- a CDS encoding serine/threonine-protein kinase, producing the protein MDPDFPPKLGPYVVLNQIGSGGMGAVYRALDPRLQREVAIKVLHRNLEIAGASERFLREARTISSLNHPNICTVFDIGEQDGDPYLVMELLEGEALKDRILRGPVPEPDLREIAFRVALALQAAHGKGVVHRDIKPANIFLVADGAGTVDVKVLDFGLAKLERDGEPTRTRSRGLTRAGSTVGTVEYMSPEQACGEELDARTDLFSLGAVLYEMATGRLPFPGATSAIVFANLLHLQPVPPREENLNLSVDLDGIIRALLIKNRADRMPSATALLDALAAAERGEARPQPNSAEAMRRAVPAPPTSVSPPYPASTGAPANPGPATESTRPRSRPQRPLPSPDTAVAQLPAFEPTDSGTVPLVPVAISAETASARPIGNASGSRELRSSPPQPVAEPVEPVAANRKRRTGEASRQGSRQLGAGAVTDSVLLAAPRTPGANSRGPLIGLLLLLLVGGAAAAWLALRSRDGANHAPVIRGTVQVVPLSNQTGDPRLDRGPTMLLETLLDESPLLTVWRPAAPDVLEGGTDGTTTRIQKILQPAQGDSAQPAASSDLYTVGGTLSRSGDGYLLHLSVRRAAGDEEVAHVEASAGSAAEVPGLLSQLVGRLRLAMGEDAASATENSGNIADGADALGALAALAEGEARAEIGDDAGALAAFNSATKLAPSLLAARLRSAELLLGLHADRDASAELDAIAAAPATGGPHLRAERNYLLALRGGSEEALQAAERWRAARPADAEAQAAVAEQMLRAGHPKDALAAAVAAVHLDPYRLRHLELQTAAEIESGQPDAAWTLQTTAFNAGLGSPELSLAAAVLKNDRAETASALMRLHNDKPTLPLLLADAVYRANTGDIAGADTTFQRAGAMAAGLSGAASGAMYAGELRRWNLALSGQCPPAGTADAGGEAATLAWMTAAWCRLPAPQVEAPHDECADAARMWLAGDKTGALASLSNAHTPDALLLRARLELLLGRSDAAISDGRAVVERRGAAYLSGSISYPAALALLSATYRGRGDVANAETEQAALRELWHDPAAVTRLLQIAGSAR
- a CDS encoding putative bifunctional diguanylate cyclase/phosphodiesterase produces the protein MKPLSHHLADVGDASRNGTLSSQHTADKIKMHIDTSSCTFTDDSMYRLLIQSVTDYAIYMLSLDGVVSNWNPGAERAKGYRSEEIVGRHFSVFYTEEDRKRGLPQHMIDCALRDGRVEGEGWRVRKDGTRLWAHVTLQSVHDSNGRTVGIAKITRDMTEKRERDRRALEQERNFRVLVQGVTDYAIYMLSPEGIVSNWNAGAQRAKGYLAEEIVGQHFSRFYRPEDQRRGLPQRALATALELGKFEGEGWRVRKDGTKFWAHVVIDAIRDESGALIGFAKITRDVTEKKRIEDQVSHLAHHDPLTTLLNRNSFRNVAERALNRGKHCALLYLDLDRFKPVNDSMGHLVGDKVLKIVAERILAELNGAGAAGRLGGDEFAILLTDVAGIAAANAVSERLIRRISQPIEIDERTVSVGVSIGIAQTDAEGCATEMLLRNADLALYSAKKEKPGSFRWYESGMESELVQRRELESDLRQALLRNEFALHYQPVVDTTSNRLTGYEALLRWNHPTRGSVSPADFIPFAEQHGLMIEIGDWVLRTACEEASRWADELTVSVNLSPTQFCWPNLVPRITGLLESSGLPANRLELEITETAMMNDVANAKSVLEDLRALGILVAMDDFGTGYSSLSFLRTLPFTRIKIDRSFVQDLGRTKESLAIVRAVTGLCSSLGVATTAEGVETEEQRRILKREGCQQLQGYLLGRPALLPPAKDAARVMPMELESSMQLELVH